In the Topomyia yanbarensis strain Yona2022 chromosome 3, ASM3024719v1, whole genome shotgun sequence genome, one interval contains:
- the LOC131691960 gene encoding C-type lectin 37Db-like, translating into MDLHTFLLAFATFILTGTINSSNAEIFGNQTVRDILIKNRCLCPCGPSTLDSWKSFLIPFSEGTWFEAISYCNEMGMSIVQIRNKHDSKELQDWLNGQEYEQGESFWIGANDLARAGIHRWGLTNKQVKFEEWATGEPNGANIRGEIEHCVQLVTDTMKWNDAVCSKKLKFICERFVQ; encoded by the exons ATGGACTTGCACACGTTTCTGCTAGCTTTCGCAACATTCATTCTGACTGGTACGATCAACAGTTcaaatgctgaaatttttggaaatcaaacAGTGAGAG ATATTTTAATCAAAAACAGATGTTTATGTCCCTGTGGACCTTCAACGTTAGACAGTTGGAAAAGTTTCCTCATACCCTTCAGT GAAGGTACCTGGTTCGAAGCCATTTCCTATTGCAATGAGATGGGTATGTCGATAGTGCAGATCCGGAACAAGCACGATAGTAAAGAACTTCAGGATTGGCTCAACGGGCAGGAATACGAACAGGGTGAAAGTTTTTGGATCGGTGCTAATGATCTAGCAAGGGCCGGAATTCATCGCTGGGGTTTAACCAATAAACAGGTGAAGTTTGAGGAGTGGGCTACAGGTGAACCGAACGGTGCAAACATTCGTGGAGAAATTGAACACTGTGTTCAACTGGTGACGGATACGATGAAATGGAATGATGCTGTGTGCTCGAAAAAACTTAAATTTATTTGTGAACGGTTTGTCCAgtag
- the LOC131691959 gene encoding clotting factor G beta subunit-like, which yields MKCKIFLAFVTISFCSHARCFQSCGERQVKTRNLITNSFDVQPGDYPWHAAIFQRFPIKQYICGGTLVGQSVIITSAHCVSVPGRRQAKPIDDFVVQVGKHLLNAPASDSEREYSLSSVIVHQASSAEQSDHDIALLITEKPVQYGKYVQPACLPTFSLVRDNLVGTIVGWDYTENNTVSDVLKAANVPIVTKDVCIRSNLEAFARSVTDEMFCAGYRNGTNACNGDSGGGLFRNVQGRWYLLGIISFTAAKKQNENLCSSTDYTAFVNVAKYREWIKENSDSNFGLLCSANSAFQLKPKKQYYVNNNREVTFLEAWRLCQSIGQQLATITSEEDSQLIEQAIAKSSNTKGPWFIGGTDLGNEGHFVWISTNKPVGYQTGYLNYSPGQPDNAGGNENCLEIGRWGGVVWNDVPCEWKQRYICEYVSWN from the exons ATGAAGTGTAAAATATTTCTCGCGTTCGTTACGATCTCTTTCTGCAGTCATGCTCGGTGCTTCCAGTCGTGTGGTGAGAGAcaagtaaaaactcgcaacctGATAACAAATTCGTTCGATGTTCAACCCGGGGATTACCCTTGGCATGCGGCCATCTTTCAGCGCTTCCCAATAAAGCAATACATTTGCGGAGGTACCCTGGTTGGCCAAAGTGTTATAATTACTTCGGCGCATTGCGTTAGTGTTCCTGGACGTAGACAGGCAAAGCCCATCGATGACTTTGTGGTTCAAGTGGGAAAACATCTGCTCAACGCCCCGGCAAGTGACTCAGAGCGCGAGTATTCGCTGAGCTCCGTAATTGTGCACCAGGCTTCAAGTGCAGAGCAATCCGATCACGATATCGCGCTACTAATCACGGAGAAACCGGTTCAGTACGGCAAATATGTCCAACCGGCTTGTCTTCCGACGTTTTCCTTGGTCCGTGATAATCTGGTTGGTACGATAGTTGGCTGGGATTACACCGAAAACAATACCGTTTCTGATGTCCTGAAGGCAGCGAATGTACCGATCGTTACAAAGGATGTTTGCATACGGAGTAATCTGGAAGCATTCGCACGCAGTGTGACGGATGAAATGTTTTGTGCTGGCTATCGTAATGGCACCAATGCTTGTAACGGAGACAGTGGTGGTGGTCTGTTTCGGAATGTTCAGGGAAGGTGGTACCTACTGGGAATCATATCATTCACCGCAGCAAAAAAGCAGAATGAGAATCTGTGTAGCTCAACTGACTATACAGCCTTCGTGAACGTAGCCAAATATAGAGAATGGATAAAAGAGAACTCAG attCTAATTTCGGACTTTTGTGCTCGGCAAACTCAGCTTTTCAGCTAAAACCGAAAAAACAATACTACGTTAACAACAACAGGGAGGTTACGTTTCTGGAAGCCTGGAGACTCTGTCAGAGCATAGGACAACAGCTGGCTACGATTACATCCGAAGAGGACAGCCAACTGATAGAACAAGCAATAGCCAAATCTAGCAACACGAAAGGTCCCTGGTTTATAGGTGGAACCGATTTGGGCAATGAAGGACACTTCGTATGGATTTCCACTAACAAACCGGTTGGATATCAGACTGGATACCTAAATTACTCGCCGGGACAACCGGATAATGCTGGAGGCAATGAAAACTGTCTAGAAATCGGCCGTTGGGGTGGAGTTGTTTGGAACGATGTCCCGTGCGAGTGGAAGCAGCGCTACATTTGTGAATACGTTAGTTGGAACTAG